The following proteins are encoded in a genomic region of Acidobacteriota bacterium:
- a CDS encoding glucose 1-dehydrogenase, with protein sequence MSKNVKDLFDLTGKTAIVTGGSRGIGRELAEGLAEAGANLMLCARKAAQLDETVSAFKAKGYDVAGKACDVAKPEEVQAVIDAAVERFGSVDILINNAGTSWGAMPEDMPLERWQQVIDVNLTGCFLFAQAAGRVMLKQGKGSMINIASIAGQTSSANGPFYAGYVASKAGLIGLTRELAASWGRKGIRVNAIAPGFFHSKMADAVIDIYERSIQENNVIPRVGEEGELKGVTVFLASDASSYITGQTIAVDGGMTV encoded by the coding sequence ATGTCCAAAAACGTCAAAGATCTGTTCGACCTGACCGGCAAGACTGCGATCGTTACCGGTGGTTCGCGTGGGATCGGCCGTGAGTTGGCCGAGGGTTTGGCTGAGGCCGGTGCCAACTTGATGCTGTGTGCGCGAAAGGCTGCTCAGCTCGATGAGACCGTTTCGGCTTTTAAGGCCAAAGGCTATGATGTCGCGGGAAAGGCGTGCGACGTGGCAAAGCCCGAGGAAGTTCAGGCCGTTATCGATGCGGCCGTTGAGCGGTTCGGTTCGGTCGATATTTTGATAAACAATGCCGGCACGTCGTGGGGAGCAATGCCTGAAGACATGCCGCTCGAGCGCTGGCAGCAGGTGATCGATGTAAATCTAACGGGATGCTTTCTGTTTGCTCAGGCGGCAGGACGTGTGATGCTGAAACAAGGTAAGGGCTCGATGATCAACATCGCGTCGATAGCCGGTCAAACTTCTTCAGCAAACGGCCCTTTCTATGCAGGCTACGTGGCGAGCAAAGCAGGACTCATCGGCCTGACGCGTGAACTCGCGGCAAGCTGGGGCCGAAAAGGTATTAGGGTGAATGCAATAGCTCCCGGCTTCTTCCATTCCAAAATGGCCGATGCCGTGATCGACATTTACGAACGCTCGATACAGGAGAACAACGTCATTCCCCGAGTTGGCGAAGAAGGCGAACTAAAGGGCGTGACGGTGTTTCTCGCGTCCGATGCGTCAAGCTATATAACCGGCCAAACGATCGCGGTTGACGGAGGAATGACAGTCTAG
- a CDS encoding urease accessory protein UreH, producing MEELLAPSPEQSAIAVLLIGFLFGLYHAIEADHLAAVSAIVSEHKNLFAASVIGGFWGVGHTISLFVVGVVVVLLKYQISKATEGMLEGIVGVMLVLLGLNAIRKIFGADQIHAHDHEHGGHKHVHVHLHKQDESGSSHHRFAPRAVMVGMVHGLAGSAGLMLLVLPTISSPAVALLYIAIFGLGSIAGMMLMSLFLGLSLYFTAGRFSMVNRAIRFAAGGFSLIWGSLLIHEKFFSA from the coding sequence ATGGAAGAATTACTTGCTCCATCACCCGAACAGTCTGCGATCGCGGTCCTTCTGATCGGTTTTTTGTTCGGCCTCTACCACGCCATCGAAGCGGACCACCTCGCCGCAGTCTCGGCGATCGTCAGCGAACACAAGAACCTCTTTGCGGCGTCAGTGATCGGCGGATTTTGGGGCGTTGGACATACGATCTCGCTGTTTGTAGTCGGTGTCGTTGTAGTCCTATTGAAATATCAGATCTCTAAGGCGACCGAAGGAATGCTTGAGGGCATAGTCGGGGTCATGCTTGTACTCTTGGGCTTGAACGCTATCCGTAAAATTTTTGGTGCTGATCAGATCCACGCCCATGATCATGAGCACGGCGGCCACAAACACGTTCACGTTCATCTGCACAAACAGGACGAATCCGGATCAAGCCACCATCGTTTTGCGCCTCGAGCAGTCATGGTGGGAATGGTGCATGGCCTTGCCGGCAGTGCCGGCCTGATGCTGCTCGTCTTGCCGACCATATCGTCACCGGCCGTTGCCCTTCTTTATATCGCGATCTTTGGTCTCGGTTCGATCGCAGGAATGATGCTAATGAGCCTATTTTTGGGATTATCGCTCTATTTCACGGCCGGCCGTTTCTCGATGGTAAATCGGGCGATCCGCTTCGCGGCTGGCGGTTTTAGTCTTATTTGGGGTTCACTGCTGATCCACGAGAAGTTCTTTAGTGCCTAG
- a CDS encoding carbohydrate-binding family 9-like protein translates to MKRWDITLLISIFIFAYASTNAQTMNSKRLKITRIDSELRPDELNSAVWDNATEVAVGNDWSGVKAPEGRHFRARLLWSATALHVRFEANQGEPLVISEKSDLTAKTNGLWDRDVCEIFIAPDKAVRNKYFEFEIAPTGEWIDLRINVTPKRRITDLEYKSGMQSAVSVETERVVMGIKIPWEAFGKIPKAGDIWLGNLFRCVGKDPTRGYLSWQATKTKKPNFHVPSKFGEFEFAK, encoded by the coding sequence ATGAAAAGGTGGGACATAACTCTCCTGATCTCTATATTCATTTTCGCCTATGCCTCGACCAACGCACAGACAATGAACTCAAAACGGTTAAAGATCACGCGGATCGACAGTGAATTAAGGCCCGACGAACTAAATTCGGCAGTATGGGATAACGCAACCGAGGTCGCTGTCGGGAACGATTGGTCGGGCGTCAAGGCACCGGAGGGTAGGCATTTTAGGGCACGGCTTTTGTGGTCGGCGACGGCACTGCACGTTCGTTTCGAGGCAAATCAGGGCGAGCCGCTTGTCATCAGCGAAAAGTCTGACTTAACGGCAAAGACCAACGGCCTTTGGGATCGTGATGTGTGTGAGATATTTATCGCACCTGATAAGGCGGTCCGAAATAAGTATTTTGAATTCGAGATCGCTCCGACGGGAGAGTGGATCGATCTAAGGATCAACGTCACGCCGAAAAGGCGAATTACGGATCTTGAATACAAGTCCGGGATGCAGTCGGCAGTTTCGGTTGAGACCGAAAGGGTCGTGATGGGGATCAAGATACCGTGGGAGGCATTTGGCAAGATTCCAAAAGCGGGCGACATTTGGCTCGGCAATTTGTTTCGCTGCGTTGGCAAAGATCCGACACGCGGATATCTGTCGTGGCAAGCGACGAAAACAAAGAAGCCGAATTTTCACGTACCATCAAAATTCGGCGAATTTGAGTTTGCTAAATGA
- a CDS encoding DUF2156 domain-containing protein yields MEERLTQQPSSRQHPENPNIVRARELVLAHGWNSTSFQIVNPGIERWFAVAGDAVVGYAAAGGMRVVAGAPVCERERLLEVAVEFESSARDADQRVCYFCAEARLESVFAGSETHSKFLLGAQPTWDPKQWPATVAGHRSFRAQLNRARNKRVTVSEWPVERSREHPALQECLDDWLDSKGLPPLHFMVESDTLSRLEGRRVFVAERLDEVIGFLVLSPVAQRNGWLFEQFPHRPGAPNGTVELMIDTAMRQIGADGSDYATLGLSPLSTRANVEPFHNPIWLRMLLTWFRQHGKRFYNFDGLDSFKAKLRPQNWEPVFALCNEPRVSFRTLYAIAAAFSGNSTSRMVLRGLGRAVATEFRTLRARRKT; encoded by the coding sequence ATGGAAGAACGGTTAACTCAACAGCCGTCGAGTCGTCAACACCCTGAAAATCCAAACATCGTCCGGGCGAGGGAACTCGTGCTCGCCCATGGCTGGAATTCCACTTCTTTTCAAATCGTTAACCCCGGGATCGAGCGTTGGTTCGCCGTTGCCGGAGATGCAGTGGTCGGGTATGCCGCCGCGGGCGGAATGCGCGTGGTGGCCGGTGCGCCGGTCTGCGAACGCGAGCGACTGCTAGAGGTCGCGGTTGAGTTCGAATCCAGCGCTCGCGATGCGGACCAACGAGTTTGCTATTTCTGCGCCGAGGCAAGGTTGGAGTCGGTATTTGCCGGGTCGGAAACGCATTCAAAATTCCTTCTCGGAGCCCAACCCACATGGGATCCGAAGCAATGGCCCGCGACGGTCGCCGGTCACCGATCGTTTCGAGCGCAATTGAACCGTGCCCGAAACAAACGTGTGACAGTCTCCGAATGGCCAGTCGAAAGGTCTCGTGAACATCCGGCTCTGCAGGAATGTCTCGATGATTGGCTCGATTCGAAGGGACTGCCGCCACTGCACTTTATGGTCGAGTCGGATACTCTGTCGCGGCTCGAAGGAAGACGCGTATTTGTCGCCGAGCGTTTGGATGAGGTGATCGGATTTTTGGTTTTGTCCCCTGTCGCTCAACGAAACGGCTGGCTTTTCGAACAATTTCCCCATCGCCCCGGAGCACCCAACGGAACGGTCGAGCTAATGATCGATACCGCGATGCGGCAGATCGGAGCCGATGGATCCGATTATGCAACCCTTGGGCTTTCGCCGTTATCGACGCGTGCAAATGTTGAGCCTTTTCACAATCCAATTTGGCTGCGGATGCTTCTGACCTGGTTTCGCCAGCACGGTAAGCGGTTCTACAATTTTGACGGGCTCGATTCATTCAAGGCGAAGCTGCGTCCGCAAAACTGGGAACCCGTATTTGCCCTTTGCAACGAACCGCGTGTATCATTCAGAACGCTTTACGCAATTGCCGCCGCTTTTAGCGGAAACTCGACTTCAAGAATGGTCCTTCGCGGTCTCGGTAGGGCCGTTGCGACGGAATTCAGAACACTCAGAGCGAGAAGGAAAACATGA
- a CDS encoding AarF/ABC1/UbiB kinase family protein, giving the protein MTESGTGTITAERPMPVNGNGKLVPTSTLPIAKMTSNEQLIAEEKALLTVESSVEGGYHGIRGYWRLFQISRVIAMLAMYLYLDQFDMHRMAQVRNKKTRLKTAARLTRLAVYGEKLYSIRLWTVHQFTALLRWFVIGSNANREQNQEKQAVWLKEKLIELGPTFIKIGQSMGTRADLLPLPFVKELGTLVDSVPPFPNDVAFARIEHELGLKINEVYAEFELQPVAAASLGQVYRARLHTGEEVAVKVQRPNLEATIKGDIVILKKVAKFAERFPQLNQNADWAGMLGEFDETVHEEMDYTAEGRNAERFRESFKNWSNIHVPKIYWNATTEKVLTMEFIHGTKVTEVDEQIQKNISPEKVNRLLIKTYLKQLLEDGFFHADPHPGNLLVMPDGRVAFFDFGMVGRITPDLQAKMIDAFFHVVSKDASGIADDLIALDFLKPGTSPDVVKPVVEKMFEFHLNRKLKDVNFKELTYDLADVMYDYPFRLPSNFTYIMRALMTLEGIGIITDPEFNFFETAKPYAKEFMLRREGNDFRKAFVGKLMGRDEGGKIDWDRTWKLAKMAFRTVLNTGN; this is encoded by the coding sequence ATGACAGAAAGCGGAACCGGAACAATTACAGCTGAAAGGCCGATGCCAGTCAACGGAAACGGGAAACTGGTCCCGACGAGCACTTTGCCGATCGCGAAAATGACCTCGAACGAACAGCTGATCGCCGAGGAAAAGGCATTGTTAACGGTCGAATCGTCGGTTGAGGGCGGCTATCACGGAATACGCGGCTACTGGCGATTGTTCCAGATCTCGCGGGTGATAGCGATGCTGGCGATGTATCTGTACCTCGACCAATTCGACATGCATCGAATGGCTCAGGTGAGGAACAAGAAAACGAGATTGAAAACGGCCGCCCGTCTGACGCGGCTGGCGGTTTACGGTGAGAAATTGTATTCGATCAGGCTATGGACAGTACATCAGTTTACAGCGTTGTTGCGATGGTTCGTGATCGGTTCGAACGCCAACCGCGAACAGAATCAGGAGAAACAGGCGGTTTGGCTGAAAGAAAAGCTGATCGAGCTCGGCCCGACTTTTATAAAGATCGGCCAATCGATGGGAACGCGGGCTGATCTGCTGCCGCTGCCGTTCGTGAAAGAGCTGGGAACATTGGTCGACAGCGTTCCGCCGTTTCCAAATGACGTAGCATTCGCCCGAATTGAGCATGAACTCGGGCTCAAGATCAACGAGGTATACGCCGAGTTTGAGCTCCAGCCGGTCGCCGCTGCATCGCTCGGACAGGTCTATCGAGCCCGGCTGCACACCGGCGAAGAGGTCGCGGTAAAGGTTCAGCGGCCAAACCTGGAAGCCACGATCAAAGGCGACATCGTGATCCTCAAAAAGGTCGCAAAGTTTGCCGAACGCTTTCCGCAGTTGAACCAGAATGCCGATTGGGCGGGGATGCTTGGCGAATTTGACGAGACGGTCCACGAGGAAATGGACTACACCGCCGAGGGCCGAAATGCAGAGCGTTTTCGTGAGAGTTTTAAGAATTGGTCCAACATCCACGTGCCGAAGATCTACTGGAACGCGACCACCGAAAAAGTGCTGACCATGGAATTCATCCACGGTACCAAGGTCACCGAGGTCGATGAGCAGATCCAAAAGAACATCTCGCCTGAAAAGGTAAACCGTTTGCTGATAAAGACTTACCTCAAGCAATTGCTCGAGGACGGCTTTTTCCACGCCGATCCGCATCCGGGCAATTTGCTCGTCATGCCTGATGGCCGAGTGGCGTTTTTTGATTTTGGAATGGTCGGGCGCATTACGCCTGACCTGCAGGCCAAGATGATCGACGCATTCTTTCACGTGGTCAGCAAGGACGCGAGCGGCATCGCCGACGATCTGATCGCTCTTGATTTTCTGAAGCCCGGAACCAGCCCTGATGTTGTAAAACCGGTCGTCGAAAAGATGTTCGAGTTTCATCTCAACCGTAAGCTCAAGGACGTCAATTTCAAAGAACTAACATACGATCTTGCGGACGTGATGTACGATTATCCGTTTCGTCTGCCCTCCAATTTTACTTACATCATGCGTGCCCTGATGACGCTCGAGGGCATCGGCATCATTACCGATCCCGAGTTCAATTTCTTTGAAACGGCCAAGCCATACGCCAAGGAATTTATGCTTCGCCGTGAGGGCAATGATTTCCGCAAAGCGTTTGTAGGCAAACTGATGGGCCGGGACGAAGGCGGAAAGATCGACTGGGACCGAACGTGGAAACTTGCGAAGATGGCCTTTCGCACAGTTTTGAACACGGGAAATTAA
- a CDS encoding bifunctional riboflavin kinase/FAD synthetase, with amino-acid sequence MKIFHGTENANIARPTVLTLGVFDGLHIGHQRIMETVVVQAKAAGAVPTAITFDPHPRAVLHPESAPPLLQTLDQRLSNFEVLGIEQAIVIPFTSEFSQQPAEKFLSEIIRDRLHAKEVYLGKGFAFGKGRGGNIDLLKKMSGELGFAADEVDEVQLRGIRVSSSAIRRLLAEGRVNLARRMLGRPYGVEGVIIRGNRRGHTIGFPTANLKPHNRVIPRFGVYATATLIDGTWRKSVTNIGVRPTFESEADPSIETYVFDFDGDLYGDVLRVRFLHRIRDEKKFNGIDQLKAQIELDSARARNYFHHQGVQNMLAIL; translated from the coding sequence ATGAAGATCTTTCATGGCACAGAGAACGCTAATATTGCACGGCCGACGGTGCTGACGCTGGGCGTTTTTGACGGGCTGCATATCGGGCATCAACGGATAATGGAGACGGTGGTCGTGCAGGCAAAGGCGGCCGGGGCCGTGCCGACGGCGATCACATTTGACCCGCATCCGCGTGCCGTTCTGCATCCCGAATCGGCTCCGCCGCTGCTGCAGACCCTCGACCAGCGTTTGTCAAATTTTGAGGTATTGGGTATCGAGCAGGCGATCGTTATTCCATTCACATCGGAGTTCTCACAGCAGCCGGCCGAGAAGTTTCTTTCTGAGATCATTCGTGACCGTTTGCATGCGAAAGAGGTCTATCTCGGCAAAGGTTTTGCATTTGGAAAGGGTCGCGGCGGCAATATCGATCTGCTCAAGAAAATGAGCGGCGAGCTCGGATTTGCTGCTGATGAGGTCGATGAGGTGCAGCTTCGCGGTATTCGTGTCAGCTCGTCCGCTATCCGCCGTTTGCTTGCCGAAGGCCGTGTAAACCTCGCCCGCCGAATGCTCGGCCGCCCGTACGGCGTCGAGGGCGTAATTATTCGCGGCAACCGACGCGGCCACACGATCGGTTTCCCAACCGCCAACCTCAAACCGCATAACCGCGTTATTCCGCGTTTCGGCGTCTACGCAACAGCCACTCTGATCGACGGCACCTGGCGAAAGAGCGTTACGAATATCGGCGTACGTCCGACGTTTGAATCCGAAGCCGACCCTTCTATCGAAACATATGTATTCGACTTCGACGGCGACCTTTACGGCGATGTCCTGAGAGTGAGGTTTTTGCATCGCATTCGCGACGAGAAGAAATTTAACGGAATTGACCAGCTCAAAGCTCAGATCGAACTGGACTCAGCCCGTGCGAGGAACTATTTCCACCATCAGGGCGTACAGAACATGCTGGCGATCTTGTAA
- a CDS encoding deoxyhypusine synthase family protein: protein MNGQITEFIKHHYRHFNSAALIDAAEAYTQHLNGGGKMMITLAGAMSTAELGLSLAEMIRQDKVQIISCTGANLEEDLFNLVAHDFYERVPHYRDLTPADEQDLLDRHMNRVTDTCIPEMEAMRRLEKAMVDVWTKADQEGKQYFPHEFMYQVLRNGSLEEYYQIDLKDSWMYAAMEKNLPMVVPGWEDSTMGNMFAGHVITGDIKNVHTVRTGIEYMMSLAEWYTASATDDSTVGFFQIGGGIAGDFPICVVPMLHQDLQRDGVPVWGYFCQISDSTTSYGSYSGAVPNEKITWGKLEAATPKFIVESDASIVAPLMFAYILGW, encoded by the coding sequence ATGAACGGACAAATAACAGAATTTATTAAACATCACTACCGGCATTTTAATTCGGCGGCTCTTATTGACGCGGCTGAGGCTTATACGCAGCATTTAAACGGCGGCGGAAAGATGATGATCACGCTTGCCGGAGCGATGTCGACGGCGGAATTGGGGTTGAGCCTTGCCGAGATGATCAGGCAGGATAAGGTGCAGATCATCTCTTGCACCGGTGCGAATCTCGAAGAAGACCTATTCAATCTCGTCGCTCATGATTTTTACGAACGCGTGCCGCATTACCGCGACTTGACGCCGGCCGACGAACAGGACCTGCTCGACCGCCATATGAACCGCGTGACCGACACGTGCATCCCCGAGATGGAAGCGATGCGTAGGCTGGAGAAGGCGATGGTCGATGTTTGGACAAAAGCAGATCAGGAAGGAAAGCAGTACTTCCCGCACGAATTCATGTATCAGGTACTCAGGAACGGCTCGCTCGAAGAGTATTACCAGATCGACCTCAAAGATTCGTGGATGTACGCCGCGATGGAAAAGAATCTGCCGATGGTCGTGCCGGGCTGGGAAGATTCGACCATGGGCAACATGTTCGCGGGCCACGTCATCACGGGCGATATCAAGAACGTCCACACGGTCCGAACCGGCATCGAGTACATGATGTCGCTTGCCGAATGGTACACGGCAAGTGCGACCGACGATTCGACCGTCGGATTCTTCCAAATTGGCGGCGGCATCGCCGGCGACTTTCCGATCTGCGTCGTTCCTATGCTCCATCAGGACCTGCAGCGTGACGGTGTCCCCGTTTGGGGATATTTTTGCCAGATCTCTGATTCGACCACATCGTACGGTTCGTATTCAGGTGCCGTTCCGAATGAAAAGATCACGTGGGGCAAGCTCGAAGCAGCGACGCCGAAATTCATCGTCGAATCAGACGCGTCGATCGTCGCACCGTTGATGTTTGCTTATATTTTGGGTTGGTAA
- a CDS encoding ribonucleotide-diphosphate reductase subunit beta, translated as MLLDQGFNLTLRPMKYPQFYEMYKNAIKNTWTVEEVDFSTDVNDLRNKMTPSERHMINRLVAFFATGDSIVSNNLVLNLYKHINSPEARMYLSRQLYEEAVHVQFYLTLLDTYIPDHHEREQAFAAVQNIPSIHKKAEFCFKWIDSIQNLDALETKEDRKQFLLNLICFATCIEGLFFFAAFAYVYFLRSKGLLHGLAAGTNWVFRDESAHMAFALDVIKEVRNEEPELFDDQLHSQIAAMIDEAVNCEMQFAEDILSGGISGLSVADMRQYLEFVADQRLIMLGMQKVYGAKNPFSFMDLQDVQELANFFERRVSAYQVAVAGDVSFNEAF; from the coding sequence ATGCTTTTAGACCAAGGTTTCAATCTAACTCTTCGTCCGATGAAGTATCCGCAGTTTTATGAAATGTATAAAAATGCGATCAAGAACACGTGGACCGTCGAGGAAGTTGATTTTTCGACTGACGTGAACGACCTTCGAAATAAGATGACGCCGTCCGAGCGTCATATGATCAATCGTCTGGTGGCGTTTTTTGCGACCGGCGATTCGATAGTCTCGAATAACCTCGTACTCAACCTCTACAAGCACATCAATTCGCCTGAAGCGCGAATGTATTTGTCGCGCCAGTTGTATGAAGAGGCGGTCCACGTGCAATTTTATCTGACGCTGCTCGATACATATATTCCCGATCATCACGAGCGGGAACAGGCGTTTGCGGCAGTGCAGAACATTCCTTCGATCCATAAAAAGGCCGAATTTTGCTTCAAATGGATCGATTCGATCCAGAATCTCGATGCTCTTGAGACAAAAGAAGACCGTAAACAGTTTCTGCTCAATCTGATCTGTTTTGCGACCTGTATCGAAGGCCTGTTTTTCTTCGCCGCGTTTGCTTACGTTTATTTTCTGCGTTCAAAAGGCTTGCTCCACGGCCTTGCTGCCGGTACGAATTGGGTCTTTCGGGACGAATCGGCGCATATGGCGTTTGCACTCGATGTGATCAAAGAAGTGCGAAACGAAGAGCCTGAGCTTTTCGACGACCAACTCCACAGCCAGATCGCCGCGATGATCGACGAAGCGGTCAACTGCGAAATGCAGTTTGCCGAGGACATCCTGTCCGGCGGCATCTCGGGCCTTTCGGTCGCCGATATGCGTCAATACCTCGAATTCGTCGCCGATCAACGCCTCATAATGCTCGGAATGCAAAAGGTGTACGGAGCAAAAAATCCGTTCTCGTTCATGGACCTGCAAGACGTTCAGGAACTAGCCAACTTCTTCGAACGCCGCGTCTCGGCCTATCAAGTCGCGGTCGCGGGAGACGTCAGCTTTAACGAAGCGTTTTAA
- a CDS encoding ribonucleoside-diphosphate reductase subunit alpha: MQVRKRNGALEPVDINKIVRAITRCCVNLTSVDSLKIATKTISGIYDGATTKELDKLSIQTAASLIFEEPEYSKLGARLLNQYIEKEVRNQEIHSFSQSIAFGVKEGLIGERVANFVVQNARKLNDAISYERNDLFEFFGLRTLYDRYLLKNPETRDVIETPQFFWMRVACGLSESPHEAIDLYNLFSSLEYVPSTPTLFNSGTRHEQLSSCFLLDSPQDSLESIYKKYADVAMLSKFSGGIGIAYHRVRSQGSLIRGTNGHSNGIVPWLKTLDSSVSAVNQGGKRKGACCVYLETWHADIDDFLELRDNTGDDARRTHNLNLANWIPDLFMKRVQADGQWSLFDPKVVPHFPDLYGEEFEAAYIKAEEEGLFMRQINARDLYAKMMRTMAQTGNGWMTFKDASNRKSNQTGRPENVVHLSNLCTEIIEVTSDNETAVCNLGSINAARYVRDGQFDYDKLRRNVKLAVRQLDKVIDLNYYAIPSTSSSNNRWRNIGLGVMGLQDVFFQMRLPFDGDEARKISAKIQEEIYFGALDASSDLAVERGMHPAFFETRAAQGDLQFDLWGVTPDDMPRWDALREKIKTTGLRNSLMIAIAPTATIASIAGCYECIEPQVSNLFKRETLSGDFVQVNKYLVQELKALGLWTDEIRNKIKLSEGSVQDIAEFNDELKAIYRTSWEIPMRSLIDMAADRGAFIDQSQSLNLFMESPNIGKLSSMYMYAWQKGLKTTYYLRSRPATRIAQVNAVENTAAEVKAYSDEEALVCSLENPEACEACQ, translated from the coding sequence ATGCAGGTACGCAAACGAAACGGAGCTCTCGAACCGGTCGATATCAATAAGATCGTCCGAGCGATCACGCGATGCTGTGTAAATTTGACCTCGGTCGACAGCCTGAAGATCGCAACCAAAACGATCAGCGGCATCTATGATGGTGCGACGACCAAAGAACTCGACAAGCTTTCCATCCAGACGGCCGCAAGCCTCATCTTTGAGGAGCCGGAATATTCAAAACTCGGAGCCCGGCTTCTCAACCAATATATTGAGAAAGAGGTCCGTAATCAGGAGATCCATTCGTTTTCACAGTCGATAGCTTTTGGTGTTAAAGAAGGTTTGATCGGGGAACGCGTCGCTAATTTTGTCGTCCAGAACGCCCGAAAGCTGAATGACGCCATTAGCTACGAAAGGAATGACCTGTTCGAATTCTTTGGGCTCCGCACCTTGTATGACCGTTATCTGTTGAAAAATCCGGAGACCCGCGACGTCATCGAGACCCCGCAATTCTTCTGGATGCGCGTGGCTTGCGGTCTTTCGGAAAGCCCGCACGAAGCGATCGATCTTTACAATTTGTTCTCGTCGCTCGAATACGTTCCGTCGACGCCTACGCTTTTCAATTCGGGCACGCGTCACGAACAGCTGTCGAGCTGCTTCCTGCTTGATTCGCCGCAGGATAGCTTGGAAAGCATATATAAGAAGTACGCGGACGTGGCGATGCTCTCGAAATTTTCCGGCGGCATCGGCATCGCTTATCATCGGGTTCGATCACAAGGCTCGCTCATACGCGGAACGAATGGCCATTCGAACGGCATCGTGCCGTGGCTCAAGACGCTAGATTCGAGCGTGTCGGCTGTAAATCAAGGCGGCAAACGCAAGGGTGCCTGCTGTGTCTATCTCGAAACGTGGCACGCTGATATCGACGATTTCCTCGAGCTCCGCGACAACACCGGCGACGACGCCCGACGCACGCACAACCTGAATCTCGCGAATTGGATACCTGATCTGTTCATGAAACGCGTCCAGGCTGACGGCCAGTGGTCGCTTTTCGATCCGAAGGTCGTGCCGCATTTTCCTGATCTATACGGTGAGGAATTTGAGGCCGCCTATATCAAAGCCGAAGAAGAAGGCCTCTTCATGCGGCAGATCAACGCCCGAGATCTGTACGCCAAGATGATGCGGACGATGGCTCAGACGGGCAACGGCTGGATGACGTTCAAGGACGCATCGAACCGAAAATCGAATCAGACCGGACGACCGGAGAATGTCGTTCACCTTTCAAATCTCTGCACCGAGATCATCGAAGTCACGAGCGATAACGAGACCGCCGTCTGCAATCTCGGCTCGATCAACGCGGCCCGATATGTGAGGGACGGCCAGTTTGATTACGACAAACTTCGCCGCAATGTAAAGCTCGCGGTCCGCCAACTCGACAAGGTCATCGACCTCAATTACTATGCGATCCCGAGCACTTCGAGCTCGAACAACCGCTGGCGCAACATCGGTCTCGGCGTGATGGGTTTACAGGATGTATTTTTCCAAATGCGTCTGCCGTTCGACGGCGACGAGGCTCGTAAGATCTCGGCGAAGATCCAGGAAGAGATCTATTTCGGAGCCCTCGATGCGTCGAGCGATCTTGCGGTCGAGCGAGGAATGCATCCGGCGTTCTTCGAAACGCGTGCGGCTCAGGGCGATCTGCAGTTCGATCTGTGGGGCGTGACGCCCGACGATATGCCTCGCTGGGACGCTTTGCGTGAGAAGATAAAGACAACGGGACTTCGCAACAGCCTGATGATCGCCATCGCACCGACTGCCACGATCGCCTCGATCGCCGGCTGTTACGAGTGCATCGAACCGCAGGTATCGAACCTGTTCAAACGCGAGACGCTGTCGGGCGATTTTGTACAGGTGAACAAGTATCTTGTTCAAGAACTGAAAGCACTTGGCCTCTGGACCGACGAGATCCGCAACAAGATCAAATTGAGCGAAGGTTCAGTACAGGACATCGCCGAATTTAACGACGAACTCAAGGCGATCTATCGCACTTCGTGGGAGATACCAATGCGTTCGCTCATCGACATGGCCGCCGACCGCGGGGCATTTATCGACCAGAGCCAGTCGCTCAACCTCTTCATGGAAAGCCCGAATATCGGCAAGCTTTCGTCGATGTATATGTACGCGTGGCAAAAAGGCCTGAAAACGACGTATTACCTACGCTCACGCCCTGCAACGCGTATTGCACAGGTCAACGCAGTAGAAAACACCGCTGCCGAGGTCAAAGCGTATTCGGATGAAGAGGCTTTGGTTTGCTCGCTCGAAAATCCAGAGGCGTGTGAAGCCTGTCAGTAG